Proteins from a genomic interval of Clostridium sp. 'deep sea':
- a CDS encoding GNAT family N-acetyltransferase yields the protein MNSDQNINIEIVSEEQQEVLKNIVSLYLHDLSQYADDLQINKNGLFIYEGIELYFKQPDLLPYFIKLENNIIGFILVNMGRYVPKDVDLSVHEFFILKSYRRKGFGKRAIQVLFKCHVGTYKIEQIANNLPAVKFWSNLYSQLQIEYTESQELLDDIPGVSQVFKIGS from the coding sequence ATGAATTCTGATCAAAATATTAATATTGAGATTGTAAGTGAAGAACAACAAGAAGTCTTAAAAAATATAGTTTCATTATATTTACATGATTTATCACAATATGCAGATGATTTGCAAATAAATAAGAATGGTTTGTTTATTTATGAGGGTATTGAGTTATATTTTAAACAACCAGATTTACTGCCTTATTTTATTAAATTAGAAAATAACATAATAGGGTTTATACTAGTTAATATGGGCAGATATGTTCCAAAAGATGTTGATTTAAGTGTACATGAATTTTTTATACTAAAATCTTATAGAAGAAAAGGTTTTGGTAAACGTGCTATTCAGGTGCTATTTAAATGCCATGTTGGAACCTATAAAATTGAGCAAATTGCAAACAACTTGCCAGCTGTAAAATTTTGGAGTAATCTTTACAGTCAATTGCAAATTGAGTATACAGAAAGCCAAGAACTACTAGATGACATACCAGGTGTATCGCAGGTATTTAAAATAGGCAGTTAG
- a CDS encoding TetR/AcrR family transcriptional regulator, with protein sequence MPRNKYPENTINKILDVSLNLFIEKGYDKTTIKDIVDNLNGLSRGAIYHHFKSKEEIIDAVTTRLFEEQNPINKIKSDNSINGLQKLKRVFIASVSNQQQKKLLKSSPSLLKNPKILAMQINNCITVYAPLINEILIEGINDGSIKVSDSKELSEVIMILLNIWINPSVVNVTKVEFTNKIVFIKKLFDSLGLPVIDSEVMLELREFRDAVFA encoded by the coding sequence ATGCCACGAAATAAATATCCAGAGAATACTATTAATAAAATACTCGATGTATCACTTAATCTCTTTATTGAAAAAGGCTACGATAAAACAACTATTAAAGATATAGTAGATAATCTTAACGGACTAAGCAGAGGGGCTATTTATCATCACTTTAAGTCTAAAGAGGAAATAATAGATGCTGTTACTACAAGACTTTTTGAAGAGCAAAACCCTATTAATAAAATAAAGAGTGATAATAGCATAAATGGTTTACAAAAGTTAAAGCGTGTTTTTATAGCTTCGGTCTCTAATCAGCAACAAAAAAAACTATTAAAATCGTCGCCATCACTTTTAAAAAATCCTAAAATATTGGCTATGCAAATTAACAATTGCATAACTGTATATGCTCCACTAATAAATGAGATTTTGATAGAAGGTATAAACGATGGATCTATTAAAGTTAGTGACTCAAAAGAGTTATCTGAGGTTATTATGATTCTACTTAATATTTGGATTAATCCAAGCGTAGTAAACGTCACAAAGGTTGAATTTACAAATAAAATTGTGTTTATTAAAAAACTATTTGATAGCCTGGGCTTACCCGTTATTGACAGTGAAGTAATGTTAGAATTAAGGGAATTTAGAGATGCAGTTTTTGCTTAA
- a CDS encoding radical SAM protein: MIKPAKIYFEQTIKDYDLGKQLMSRFKNCEWVEISNHNNIPELRKMANSDFTYLKKLIIIGTRKTHRYVPNQKVSNYLVPWTSSGCSAACLYCYLVCNYNKCSYLRLFVNREKMMKKLIVQAQKQPNAVFEIGSNSDLILENEITNNLIYTINEFCANEKAKITFPTKFSMVDSILPLNHNGKVIVRMSVNPALIINRIELGTSSLNTRVEAINKLAEAGYQVGILIAPIILIKDWQKEYVELFTFLADNLSTKVKKQLFFEMIFMTYSYVQNAINTEAFPNAYSFFNKNIMTGRGRGKYCYRPKIKEESTQFLIKQLNSRFTNSKIIYIA; encoded by the coding sequence ATGATAAAACCAGCTAAAATTTATTTTGAACAGACTATTAAAGACTATGATTTAGGTAAACAGTTAATGAGTAGGTTTAAAAACTGTGAGTGGGTAGAAATTTCAAACCATAATAATATTCCAGAATTACGTAAAATGGCAAATAGTGATTTTACCTATTTAAAAAAACTAATAATTATTGGTACTCGTAAAACGCATAGATATGTACCTAATCAAAAGGTATCAAACTATTTAGTTCCTTGGACATCATCGGGTTGTAGTGCAGCTTGTTTGTATTGTTATTTAGTTTGTAATTATAATAAATGTTCTTACTTAAGACTGTTTGTAAATAGAGAAAAAATGATGAAAAAGCTTATTGTACAAGCCCAAAAACAACCCAATGCTGTGTTCGAAATTGGCAGTAATAGTGATTTAATTTTAGAGAATGAAATTACCAATAACTTAATCTATACCATTAATGAGTTTTGTGCTAATGAAAAAGCTAAAATAACTTTTCCTACTAAATTTAGTATGGTAGATAGTATTTTACCGCTTAATCATAACGGAAAAGTTATAGTAAGAATGAGTGTTAATCCAGCATTAATAATAAATAGAATTGAGTTAGGAACATCGTCACTAAATACTAGAGTTGAGGCGATTAATAAACTTGCTGAGGCAGGTTACCAAGTAGGAATACTGATAGCTCCAATTATACTAATAAAGGATTGGCAAAAAGAATATGTAGAGTTATTTACGTTTTTAGCAGATAACTTATCTACTAAAGTTAAAAAACAGTTATTTTTTGAAATGATATTTATGACCTATAGTTATGTGCAGAATGCTATAAACACAGAGGCTTTTCCTAACGCTTATAGTTTCTTTAATAAAAATATTATGACAGGCAGAGGTAGAGGTAAATATTGTTATAGGCCTAAAATTAAAGAAGAAAGCACCCAATTTTTAATTAAGCAGCTAAATAGTAGGTTTACTAATAGTAAAATTATATATATAGCCTAA
- a CDS encoding aminotransferase class I/II-fold pyridoxal phosphate-dependent enzyme: protein MSKKLYSFKNDYSEGAHQNIIKALTETNLVQQHGYGEDDYCKSAKNLIAKHLENKNSQIHFTSGGTQANLVVISSILRPYEAVLSADNGHIYVHETGAIEATGHKVYAVDCKDGKITANMVRKAVNFHADEHMVKIKMVYISNATDMGAVFTKQELSDLRKVCDELGLYLFMDGARLGSALSSSYSDLTLADCAKLTDVFYIGGTKNGALLGEAIVINNQCLQEYFRYSLKQKGALLAKGRLLGLQFYELFKNNLFFDLAKHANKMATILSEELSECGITFKTKPSCNIIFAILPNSLVKELLKKYDFYVIEKHNEDSSVVRLVTSWATPESIVKQFIADLNKLL, encoded by the coding sequence ATGAGTAAAAAATTATATAGCTTTAAAAATGACTATAGTGAAGGTGCACACCAAAATATTATTAAAGCTTTAACTGAAACAAATTTAGTTCAGCAACACGGTTATGGAGAAGATGATTACTGTAAAAGTGCCAAAAACCTTATTGCAAAACACTTAGAGAATAAAAATTCTCAAATTCACTTTACATCTGGAGGTACCCAAGCTAATTTAGTAGTTATATCCTCTATTTTAAGGCCTTATGAAGCTGTGTTATCGGCTGATAACGGTCATATATATGTGCATGAAACTGGTGCTATAGAGGCAACCGGACATAAAGTATATGCTGTTGATTGTAAAGATGGCAAAATTACGGCTAATATGGTTAGAAAAGCTGTTAATTTTCATGCAGATGAACACATGGTAAAAATAAAAATGGTATATATCTCAAATGCTACAGATATGGGTGCTGTTTTTACAAAACAGGAACTAAGTGATTTACGAAAAGTATGTGATGAGTTAGGTCTGTATTTATTTATGGATGGCGCAAGATTGGGCTCAGCCCTTAGTTCTTCTTACAGCGACTTAACGTTAGCAGACTGTGCTAAATTAACTGATGTATTTTATATAGGAGGAACAAAAAACGGAGCACTACTTGGTGAAGCCATTGTTATTAACAATCAATGCTTACAAGAATATTTTCGCTATAGTTTAAAACAAAAAGGTGCTTTGTTAGCAAAAGGTAGATTATTAGGTCTTCAATTTTATGAACTGTTTAAAAATAATTTATTCTTTGACTTGGCAAAACATGCTAACAAAATGGCAACTATCTTAAGTGAAGAATTAAGTGAATGTGGAATAACTTTTAAAACTAAACCATCATGTAATATTATTTTTGCAATCTTACCCAATAGTTTAGTTAAGGAACTTCTTAAAAAATATGATTTTTATGTAATAGAAAAACATAATGAAGACAGTTCAGTAGTTAGATTGGTAACTTCTTGGGCTACTCCCGAAAGTATTGTAAAACAGTTTATTGCTGATTTAAACAAATTGTTATAA
- a CDS encoding FAD-dependent oxidoreductase — protein MNVKGSSFFYKENVKPKQYNYLTEDLKVDVIIVGGGIGGCLLAYYMAKAGIKVAVLEKYQIASGSTCIATSLLQYELDSNLAGILDYTTEANVIRVYQLCQQALKEIDDFINNYGNECHYKKRDCLLYTAKKGEIAEIKKEFEYRVNNGFEVEFYDKKSNPFSFNLEAGIYSIGGGAVLDPFLFTHQVAKEAEKLGAKIYENTEVVKIEYEKDYVTVINNFGTKVKGEIIVAATGYNTGLFTNKKYGTFSTTFNIVTEPLPEINGWKNECVIRDNKEAYNYLRTTHDKRIIIGGEDISCTVDLCNENTAEEKYSILLDKLKAMFPNIKEHIKVAYKYCGNFASTRDNVGFIGKDPDRDKLWFALGYGANGIVYAMLAGMFLTDLYLGKENKDMQLFKLNRFEK, from the coding sequence ATGAATGTAAAAGGCAGTAGTTTTTTTTACAAAGAAAACGTTAAACCAAAACAATATAATTACTTAACAGAGGATTTAAAAGTAGATGTAATTATAGTTGGAGGCGGCATAGGTGGCTGTTTATTAGCTTATTATATGGCAAAGGCAGGTATAAAAGTAGCTGTTTTAGAAAAATATCAAATTGCTAGTGGTAGTACTTGTATTGCAACATCACTTTTACAGTATGAGTTAGATAGCAACTTGGCAGGTATTTTAGACTATACAACTGAGGCTAATGTAATAAGGGTTTATCAACTCTGTCAGCAGGCTTTAAAAGAGATTGATGATTTTATTAATAACTATGGCAATGAATGCCACTATAAAAAAAGAGACTGTTTGCTTTATACAGCTAAAAAAGGAGAAATAGCAGAGATTAAAAAAGAATTTGAGTATAGAGTAAATAACGGTTTTGAGGTAGAGTTTTACGATAAAAAATCTAATCCTTTTAGCTTTAATTTAGAAGCTGGTATTTATAGCATTGGTGGTGGTGCAGTATTAGATCCATTTTTGTTTACTCACCAAGTAGCTAAAGAAGCCGAAAAACTAGGAGCAAAAATATATGAAAACACTGAGGTAGTTAAAATTGAATATGAAAAAGATTACGTTACAGTAATTAATAATTTTGGGACAAAGGTTAAAGGTGAAATCATTGTTGCTGCCACAGGATATAATACAGGTTTATTTACTAATAAAAAATATGGTACATTTTCAACTACTTTTAATATTGTTACAGAACCGCTACCAGAAATAAATGGTTGGAAAAATGAGTGTGTTATTAGAGATAATAAAGAAGCGTACAATTATTTAAGAACAACCCACGATAAAAGAATAATTATTGGTGGAGAGGATATTAGTTGTACTGTAGATTTATGTAATGAAAATACTGCAGAAGAAAAGTACAGTATTCTACTAGATAAGTTAAAGGCCATGTTTCCGAATATTAAAGAGCATATAAAAGTGGCCTACAAATATTGCGGTAACTTTGCTTCAACAAGAGATAATGTGGGTTTTATTGGAAAAGACCCAGATCGTGATAAGCTATGGTTTGCTTTAGGATATGGAGCTAATGGCATTGTATATGCTATGCTTGCAGGAATGTTTTTAACTGATCTTTATTTAGGAAAAGAAAATAAAGATATGCAGTTGTTTAAACTAAATCGTTTCGAGAAGTAA
- the abc-f gene encoding ribosomal protection-like ABC-F family protein has translation MSLLFKCINIKKRYGDRVILKNINFEVKLGEKIAIVGDNGAGKTTLVNILLNNIQPDEGQIIWHSHNYSKGYLKQAIVYNNKDFEQINKSDSLKNYLYTTKQLGINKVYDFCENRLNSLSGGEQRKLAIASVWAKKPQLLILDEPTNHLDYLGINWLIKEINNYQGTIIIISHDRYFIDQCVSKTIEIERGTAQLYKGNYSYYRKLKQKRYNDQLQKFKEQEKHKQSIKEEINQLRQWSAKAHSQSTKKDGLKEYFRVKAKKKDKQIKSKIKKLQKINLTGLAKPNAEQAIKFKITSHNIGGERVLEAQNIAVNYANNIIFSNSSFYIKRAEKIALFGANGCGKTTLIKAILKSRKLNQGKLYLSSSAKVAYLSQDDLTLNENQTILDYFETSNFKQQALVQTTLANLGFTNEMVYKQIQTLSLGEITRIKIAKMILQNNNVLILDEPTNHLDLHSREMLEKTLKDYKGTLIVVSHDRYFLNKICDKVLVFENKKIKRYEYSFVQYIQLQEKQHKNELQNYAHEQLMIIKNRLAIIVSEFNGLELSSEAYKQLDKEYLELTKLKHQFTKLVKQK, from the coding sequence TTGAGTTTATTGTTTAAATGTATAAATATTAAAAAAAGATATGGTGATAGAGTTATCTTAAAAAACATTAATTTTGAGGTTAAGCTTGGTGAAAAAATTGCAATTGTTGGAGATAATGGGGCTGGTAAAACCACTTTAGTAAATATTTTGTTAAATAATATTCAGCCAGATGAAGGCCAAATTATATGGCATAGTCATAATTATAGTAAGGGATATTTAAAACAAGCTATTGTATATAATAATAAAGATTTTGAGCAAATCAATAAAAGTGACTCTTTAAAAAACTATCTTTATACAACAAAGCAGCTCGGTATAAATAAAGTTTATGATTTTTGTGAAAATAGGTTGAATAGTCTTAGTGGAGGAGAGCAGCGTAAGTTAGCAATAGCAAGTGTTTGGGCAAAAAAACCACAGCTATTAATATTAGATGAACCCACAAATCATTTAGATTATTTGGGTATAAATTGGCTTATAAAAGAGATTAATAACTACCAAGGTACCATAATAATAATATCACATGATCGCTATTTTATAGATCAATGTGTGAGTAAAACAATTGAAATTGAGCGTGGTACAGCACAGCTATATAAGGGAAACTATAGTTATTATCGTAAGCTAAAGCAAAAAAGATATAATGATCAATTACAAAAATTTAAAGAACAAGAGAAGCATAAACAAAGCATTAAGGAGGAAATAAACCAGCTAAGACAATGGTCTGCTAAAGCACATTCTCAATCAACAAAAAAAGATGGATTAAAAGAGTACTTTAGAGTTAAAGCAAAAAAGAAGGATAAACAGATTAAATCCAAAATAAAAAAATTACAAAAAATTAATTTAACAGGGTTAGCTAAACCAAATGCAGAACAAGCTATTAAATTTAAGATTACAAGCCATAACATTGGTGGTGAAAGGGTACTAGAGGCTCAAAATATAGCTGTAAACTATGCAAATAATATTATCTTTAGTAATAGTTCTTTTTATATTAAAAGAGCAGAAAAAATAGCCCTTTTTGGAGCCAATGGTTGTGGTAAAACTACTTTAATAAAAGCTATTTTAAAAAGTAGGAAGTTAAATCAAGGTAAACTATACCTTAGCTCTTCAGCTAAAGTAGCTTATTTAAGCCAAGATGACCTAACCTTAAATGAAAATCAAACAATTTTAGATTATTTTGAAACAAGTAACTTTAAACAGCAGGCCTTAGTACAAACTACTTTAGCAAATTTAGGATTTACTAACGAAATGGTCTATAAACAAATACAAACCCTTAGTTTAGGTGAAATAACAAGAATAAAAATAGCCAAGATGATTCTGCAAAATAATAATGTATTGATACTAGATGAACCAACTAATCATTTAGATTTGCACAGCAGAGAGATGTTAGAGAAAACACTTAAAGACTATAAAGGAACACTTATAGTTGTATCTCATGATCGTTATTTTTTAAACAAAATATGTGATAAGGTACTAGTATTTGAGAATAAAAAAATCAAGAGATATGAGTATTCTTTTGTGCAGTATATACAGCTACAAGAAAAGCAACACAAAAATGAACTTCAAAATTATGCTCATGAACAGCTTATGATTATAAAGAACAGATTAGCGATAATAGTAAGTGAATTTAATGGCTTAGAATTAAGTAGTGAAGCTTATAAGCAGCTTGATAAAGAATACTTAGAATTAACTAAGTTAAAACATCAGTTTACCAAGCTTGTAAAGCAAAAATAA
- a CDS encoding DeoR/GlpR family DNA-binding transcription regulator yields MFIEERQQLILEQLAKHKKVVVVELAQLLKVSVDTIRRDLIILENNGLLKRTRGGAICPNKLRAKHTRNYNVRDIKEVNPYYDVIAKQACLFINENDTIYLAGTSIDYLMIKYLPKDISYTVITNSVITADELKGFENIEVFITCGKVRGRGSMNDPLVIDFIRNVRIDKAFISGPFISANFGISTTTFETAKLQKAVIDIAKQVICPVPNVKFGIESFVKIADIKDINMVITDSESLEEEIIKIEELGVQVVIAQEEN; encoded by the coding sequence ATGTTTATAGAAGAGCGTCAGCAATTAATACTCGAGCAACTAGCTAAACACAAAAAGGTGGTAGTCGTTGAACTTGCCCAATTATTAAAGGTTTCGGTAGACACCATACGAAGAGATCTTATTATTTTGGAAAATAATGGATTATTAAAGAGGACTAGAGGTGGTGCTATTTGTCCTAATAAACTAAGAGCAAAGCATACCAGAAACTATAATGTAAGAGATATAAAAGAAGTAAATCCCTATTACGATGTTATTGCTAAACAGGCTTGTTTATTCATTAATGAAAATGATACTATTTATTTGGCTGGCACTAGTATTGATTATTTAATGATAAAGTATTTACCAAAAGATATTAGCTATACTGTAATTACTAATTCAGTTATAACAGCAGATGAGCTTAAAGGCTTTGAAAATATTGAGGTATTTATAACCTGCGGAAAAGTAAGAGGTCGTGGTAGCATGAATGACCCATTAGTTATTGATTTTATACGAAATGTTCGTATTGATAAAGCCTTTATTTCTGGTCCATTTATTTCAGCTAATTTTGGCATTAGCACTACTACATTTGAAACCGCCAAGCTACAAAAAGCGGTAATAGATATCGCTAAACAAGTTATTTGTCCTGTTCCTAATGTTAAGTTTGGAATTGAATCTTTTGTTAAAATTGCTGATATAAAAGACATTAATATGGTTATAACAGATAGTGAATCCTTAGAGGAAGAAATTATTAAAATTGAAGAGCTTGGAGTTCAAGTTGTTATTGCTCAAGAGGAAAATTAA
- a CDS encoding DUF6320 domain-containing protein — protein sequence MLTIVICGICDMAINDKLSWSYYVIGGLVVAWFTLMPLINLKRNKWLVTLIGLAITSIPYLYLIESLITVKGWVSALALPLAIITIAYSFIVICILSYSKFNKWYLSSFSVLLLIPYSIIGNTLIERYVGRNIYYLHNIIALIFISVILSYIGYHKSRKKQ from the coding sequence ATGTTAACTATAGTTATTTGTGGTATTTGTGATATGGCTATTAATGATAAGCTAAGTTGGTCTTATTATGTAATAGGGGGTTTAGTAGTAGCCTGGTTTACCTTAATGCCTCTTATAAATTTAAAAAGGAATAAGTGGCTAGTAACCTTAATAGGTTTAGCTATTACAAGTATTCCATATTTATATTTAATTGAGAGTTTAATAACAGTTAAAGGTTGGGTGTCAGCATTAGCATTACCATTGGCAATTATAACTATAGCATATTCATTTATTGTAATATGTATTTTGAGCTACTCAAAGTTTAATAAGTGGTATTTATCTTCTTTTTCTGTATTACTTTTAATACCATATTCAATTATTGGAAATACACTAATAGAGAGATATGTTGGTCGTAATATTTACTATTTGCATAATATCATTGCTTTAATTTTTATTTCAGTAATCCTAAGTTATATTGGCTACCATAAAAGTAGAAAGAAACAATAA
- a CDS encoding PH domain-containing protein: protein MKRGRDLENEIRARNQIQKIAENLTSTWFVKNEINILPKLIHDKEDVLYFTSGRLEDKKADSAIIALTNKRIIFYDDMPFTVSQEYDIALTEINKVHWQVDSVNTKIIIEYDNGVEKVNNVIKDEAETFCRLASKVVTESLEKPVVKENQNKKTLSKKSNTDFIKIEQRYIRKHSVIEVEIVNDFSLMITTSKVFNGTSFQVLKHFCNKQDMISFLEELEIY from the coding sequence ATGAAACGGGGGAGAGATTTGGAGAACGAGATAAGAGCTAGAAATCAAATACAAAAAATTGCCGAAAATTTAACTTCTACCTGGTTTGTGAAGAATGAGATTAATATTTTACCTAAATTAATTCATGATAAAGAAGATGTACTATATTTTACTAGTGGTCGTTTAGAAGATAAAAAAGCAGACTCTGCAATTATTGCTTTAACCAATAAGAGAATAATATTTTACGATGATATGCCGTTTACCGTTTCGCAGGAATATGATATAGCGCTAACAGAGATTAATAAAGTTCATTGGCAAGTAGACTCAGTAAATACCAAAATAATTATTGAATATGATAACGGAGTAGAGAAGGTTAATAATGTAATTAAAGACGAAGCAGAGACATTTTGCAGATTAGCTAGTAAAGTGGTAACTGAGAGTTTAGAAAAGCCAGTGGTTAAAGAAAACCAAAATAAAAAAACTCTAAGTAAGAAAAGCAATACTGATTTTATAAAAATAGAACAACGTTATATTAGAAAACACTCAGTTATTGAGGTTGAAATAGTAAATGATTTTTCTTTAATGATTACAACCAGCAAAGTATTTAATGGAACTAGTTTTCAGGTTTTAAAACACTTTTGCAATAAACAAGATATGATTAGTTTTTTAGAAGAACTAGAGATTTATTAA
- a CDS encoding TatD family hydrolase: MKIIDAHIHFSNIQSFKDTAKAISIVDYSYEGFSESFAKNKVVASIGMGIQEKSAGAFPDNKCRNPMILDLAKKTPNNLFCCLGINPTKLLGLHANDELENIEKYLKYDNFVGIKIYAGYYHFHVFDKVYEPIYDLAASYKVPVVIHSGDTYSERGLLKYSHPLNVDELAVTHRDVNFVIAHMGCPWTMDCAEVVSKNSNVYADLSGLIIGDNEAVSYMGGQKLYQDHFKKALIYAENYEKFLFGSDWPLVDLASYINFVKQIVPNEHHKNVFYNNAKELFKLSI; this comes from the coding sequence ATGAAAATAATAGATGCCCATATTCACTTTTCTAATATCCAATCGTTTAAAGATACAGCTAAAGCAATCTCTATAGTTGATTATTCATATGAAGGCTTTAGCGAATCTTTTGCAAAAAACAAGGTAGTTGCTAGTATTGGTATGGGTATTCAAGAGAAAAGTGCAGGGGCCTTTCCTGACAATAAATGTCGCAACCCAATGATACTTGATTTAGCAAAAAAAACACCTAATAACTTATTTTGCTGTTTAGGAATTAACCCCACTAAGCTACTAGGTTTACATGCTAATGATGAGCTTGAAAATATAGAAAAGTATTTAAAATATGATAACTTTGTAGGAATAAAAATATATGCTGGTTATTATCATTTTCATGTTTTTGATAAGGTATATGAGCCAATATATGATTTAGCTGCTAGTTATAAGGTTCCTGTTGTTATTCACTCTGGAGATACCTATAGTGAGCGAGGTTTACTAAAATATTCTCATCCTTTAAATGTAGATGAACTGGCCGTAACTCATAGAGATGTTAATTTTGTAATAGCTCATATGGGTTGTCCGTGGACTATGGATTGTGCTGAAGTTGTTAGTAAAAATAGTAATGTTTACGCAGATTTATCCGGCTTAATTATTGGAGATAACGAAGCTGTATCTTATATGGGTGGTCAAAAATTATATCAAGATCACTTTAAAAAAGCCTTAATTTATGCAGAAAACTATGAAAAGTTTTTATTTGGCTCGGATTGGCCTTTAGTTGATTTAGCATCTTATATTAACTTTGTAAAGCAGATTGTTCCTAATGAACATCATAAAAATGTCTTTTACAATAATGCTAAAGAGCTCTTTAAACTAAGTATTTAA
- a CDS encoding helix-turn-helix transcriptional regulator produces the protein MNSAKTGTFISTLRKQKSLTQKQLAEQLGITDKAISKWERGLGYPDIETVLPLAKALGVTANEILMGEKVETEKVNIRKLRILQKSSLSPYLLYLC, from the coding sequence ATGAACAGTGCCAAAACAGGAACATTTATATCAACCTTAAGAAAACAAAAATCTTTAACTCAAAAACAATTAGCAGAGCAACTTGGTATTACCGATAAAGCTATTTCAAAATGGGAGAGAGGTTTGGGTTACCCAGATATTGAAACAGTTTTGCCATTGGCTAAAGCTTTAGGGGTAACAGCCAATGAGATACTCATGGGTGAAAAAGTTGAAACAGAAAAGGTAAACATAAGAAAACTAAGGATTTTGCAAAAAAGCTCACTATCGCCCTATCTTCTATATTTATGTTAA